A window of the Arachis duranensis cultivar V14167 chromosome 5, aradu.V14167.gnm2.J7QH, whole genome shotgun sequence genome harbors these coding sequences:
- the LOC107488577 gene encoding LOW QUALITY PROTEIN: protein phosphatase 2C 70-like (The sequence of the model RefSeq protein was modified relative to this genomic sequence to represent the inferred CDS: inserted 1 base in 1 codon) translates to MATLQTVVTVILLLMLLLILIFLFYLFKPWRXELERPLVREEGDANDANLPFNNNSNNQNNELARDYDLEGACHPNEVHFRSPRSLGLVRKPRLPIRNAPQQGDALVLDVMSADSVDVGQTLRLSPALLAEAQKHHHQHQHLQNNRVLDSLERDILGQRSCLTLEVISGPSRGIRCSVQSMNSAGLPLTLGRVPPSDLVIKDSEVSGKHAMINWNLDKMKWELVDMGSLNGTLLNSRPINHPDTGSRLWGDPVNLADGDIITLGTTSNISVHVAAQNQQRIPFGVGMASDPMALRRGAKQLAMEDVCYYQWPLPGLDQFGLFGICDGHGGDGAAKSASKLFPEIIANILLDSSKRERILSLHDASEILRDAFSQTEACLNHYYEGCTATVLLVWADGENFFAQCANVGDSACVMSVNGEQIKMSEDHKITTYSERQRIEETGEPLKDGETRLYGINLARMLGDKFLKQQDSRFSSEPYISQVVHIDQASRAFAVLASDGLWDVISMKKAIQLVLQMREKYCTERENLAEKIASSLLAEAKTLRTKDNTSVIFLDFDSFNRFSCKVES, encoded by the exons ATGGCTACGCTACAAACCGTTGTTACTGTCATCCTTCTCCTTATGCTTCTTCTCATCCTCATCTTCCTTTTTTATCTCTTCAAACCATGGC GTGAGCTAGAGAGACCTCTCGTTCGCGAAGAAGGTGATGCCAACGATGCCAATTTGCCCTTCAATAATAATAGCAATAATCAGAACAATGAATTGGCCAGAGATTATGATCTCGAAGGTGCTTGTCACCCCAACGAAGTTCATTTTCGCTCTCCTCGATCACTTGGCCTTGTACGCAAGCCGAGGCTTCCGATTCGCAATGCGCCACAGCAAGGGGATGCTTTGGTTTTAGATGTTATGTCTGCAGACTCTGTTGATGTTGGCCAAACCCTCAGGCTTTCTCCTGCTCTCTTAGCTGAAGCACAAAAGCATCACCATCAGCATCAGCATCTCCAGAATAATAGGGTTCTGGACTCTCTGGAGAGAGATATCCTTGGTCAAA GAAGTTGCCTTACTCTGGAGGTTATCAGTGGTCCTTCCCGGGGGATTCGATGTTCTGTACAGTCTATGAATTCTGCTGGTCTGCCCCTCACCCTGGGAAGAGTTCCTCCAAGCGATTTGGTGATAAAGGATTCAGAGGTTTCGGGAAAGCATGCCATGATAAATTGGAATTTGGAT aAAATGAAATGGGAGTTGGTAGATATGGGTAGCTTAAATGGAACACTCTTGAATTCTAGGCCAATCAACCATCCAGACACTGGAAGCAGGCTTTGGGGAGATCCAGTGAATCTTGCTGATGGCGATATCATAACACTTGGAACAACATCGAACATAAGT GTTCATGTTGCTGCACAAAATCAGCAACGCATTCCATTTGGAGTTGGTATGGCATCAGATCCCATGGCTTTGCGTAGAGGAGCAAAACAGCTTGCTATGGAAGATGTTTGCTATTATCAGTGGCCTCTGCCTGGGCTGGATCAG TTTGGGCTATTTGGTATCTGCGATGGACATGGTGGAGATGGGGCTGCTAAATCCGCAAGCAA actTTTTCCTGAGATAATTGCTAATATATTATTGGATTCATCAAAAAGGGAGCGGATTTTATCACTTCATGATGCTTCAGAAATTCTAAGAGATGCATTTTCTCAAACAGAAGCATGCTTGAATCATTACTATGAG GGATGTACAGCAACAGTGCTTCTGGTGTGGGCTGATGGTGAAAATTTCTTTGCACAATGTGCAAATGTTGGAGACTCTGCCTGTGTTATGAG tGTAAATGGGGAACAAATCAAGATGTCGGAAGATCACAAGATAACAACTTATTCTGAAAGACAGAGAATTGAAGAGACTGGTGAACCATTGAAAGATGGAGAAACACGTTTATATG GGATAAATCTTGCAAGGATGCTTGGGGACAAATTCCTGAAACAGCAGGATTCCCGGTTCAGCTCAGAGCCTTATATTAGTCAAGTTGTGCATATTGATCAAGCAAGCAGGGCTTTTGCCGTTCTAGCTAG TGACGGGCTTTGGGATGTCATCAGCATGAAGAAGGCAATTCAGCTAGTGCTTCAG ATGAGGGAGAAATACTGTACAGAGAGAGAGAATTTAGCAGAAAAGATTGCTAGTTCATTGTTGGCTGAGGCTAAGACACTCAGAACAAAGGACAATACCTCTGTAATTTTCTTAGATTTTGATAGCTTCAATAGATTTTCTTGTAAAGTTGAATCCTAG